The DNA segment TGCTTGGCCGCTTCCTGCTCCATATAGCGCACCATGGCCTCCTCCACTTCCACGTGGGAGAGGGTGCTGGGTGCGGCGCCAAAGTACAACTCGTCCCAGCGGCTGAGCCACCAGGGGTTGTGGTAGGCCTCGCGCCCCACCATCACGCCGTCGACATGCTGCAGCTGCTCTTGCACGACGGCATCGGTGGCAATGCCTCCGTTGATGGCAATGGTGAGCTGCGGGAAGTCGCGCTTGAGCTGGGCCACCACGTCATAGCGCAGCGGCGGGATCTCGCGGTTTTCCTTGGGCGACAGGCCTTTGAGCCAGGCATTGCGCGCGTGGACGATGAAGACATTGCAACCGCCTTCGGCCACGGTCCCGATGAAGTCGCGCACGAAGCCATAGCTCTCGTCCTTGTCGATGCCGATGCGGTGCTTGACGGTGACAGGCACATCCACGACATCCACCATGGCCTTGACGCAGTCGCGCACCAGCGTGGGCTCATGCATCAGACAGGCGCCGAAGGCCCCGCGCTGCACACGTTCGCTGGGGCAGCCACAGTTCAGGTTGATCTCGTCATAGCCCCATTGAGCACCTAGTCTGGCCGCCTGGGCCAGGTCGGCTGGTTCGCTGCCACCCAGCTGCAGGGCGAGCGGATGCTCCTGCTCATGAAAGCGCAGATGGCGCGGCACATCGCCGTGCAGCAGCGCCCCCGTGGTGACCATCTCGGTGTAGAGCAGGGCATTGCGGCTGAGCAGACGGTGCAGGTAGCGGCAATGCCGGTCTGTCCAGTCCAGCATAGGAGCAACACTCATGCGCCATGGCGATGTAACCTGTTGATTTTTATCTGTATTGTTTGTGTTCATTGTGAATTTCGGATGCCGGGCAGCACCGAAGTAGCGCCCCGGAAACCACCCAAGTCCCGATGTCTGGCATGCCGTGCTGCAAAAACGATGGGCAGCACCGGGGCAGTGGGTGCCATCACCGCCTGAAAAAGGGGAACCGCGCAACTGCGTATGCAGCGCAGATCCGTCTCAAGGAGAAGGGCGTTATTGTGCACACCGGGAGGCAGATTTTCATGCGCAAGGCTTTGGGCCGGGAGTGGCCAAAGCGCAGGGGGCGGAGTTGTGGCATGCCCGTGCAATATGAATGCTGCGCCAAGATCACTGTGCGAGAAGGGGCTGCATCCGAGATATGTGGGGTCATCTCCCCAACTTTTCACAGCAAGCTCCAGGCAGGATATCGCCGCCCCCGTATTCGCTAACGTGGATAAGCAGTGCAAGCCTTTGCCATGCCCCAAAAAGAAACCCCGCACGGGTGGCGGGGCTGGAGAGATAGAGGACACGGTCTCAGTGCGCGGACTGGCCCATGCGTGGCGGAGCAGTGGGCAGCCGGGCCAGCTTCTGAGAGCAGTCACCACACACATGGCATGCATGAAAAAGGCGGGCACCAGAAGCCGGTTTCTTTTGGCTGCATTGGATGCAGTCGATGGTGTGGGCTAGGTCTTGAAGCCGCATGGGGGGCTGGCCTTTCTTGGGACTGCGCATGGATCTCCTTTGGCTTGTGCGGCGGCAATGGCGCGTTGAATGCCGCAGTGGCGGGGTTGCTTGTTGCCACGGTGGCGCGGGCTTGTTACATGGCTGTGACTGGCGGGTGTGGGTTGGTATTCGCAGTGCAGCAAAAACAATGCCCGCGCGGCGTGGGCCGGGCGGGCTGGTGGATAAACGCAGAGGTAGTTCTGGTTCCAGCTCTAGCGCTTGTGCTTGATATATGGACTGCGATCTAGGCAACTATCTTGCGGCGGTCCTACCACCACATCACGCGCTGTCATTCAGCTTCGGGGGGCAGGCTGCCGTCTGTGGGCCGCGCTTTCGCGCGTCATCACAGGCATTGCCTGTGATGACGCGGTGAAGCCGGTAAGCCTTTGTGAGCCCTGCGCTTGCCAAATGCTGCAGAGGTCATCAGAACAATGCCCAGTGCCAAAAGGATAGGGCCCAGCGTCCACTGCCCGGCCCATTGCATTGCGCCCAGCCATCGGCATAGGCCGTGCGGTGTCTGGCATTGGGCTTTGCCATGCGGGGCGGCTCGGCAGGGACTCGCACCTCCCGGGCGCAGGGAAGGGGGGAACGCTTCAGTACAAGCGCGGGCCGAAGCAGAGAGGCTGACGACTTCCCCGCAGCCCAAAGCACCCATGTGCGGCGGTGGGCACACATTGACCAAGGAGCGGGAGCGCTGTTCTTCCTATGCAGGGCGAAACCGTGCCATTGCCGTCCAGCTTTTTGCGTCCGGGTCTTTGTGGAAGCCGCTGTGGCCCGGTGAAAGCCTGGCCTGTGGACGCTCGGCAGATGTTTCTGGATTGTGTCCTTTATGTATCAATTTTGATAGCTAAAAATGCAGTCTGAATAAGCTTTTCGGTTCATATAATGAATTGTTTTGTGAGGGAGTGAGGAAGAGAAATGCGTGTGCGATGGTTCCATGTGGGGGTGCTGTCTGCCTGTCTGGCGGCGGCCTTGGGGGCACAGGCCCAGCCCAGCGAGACGGTCAGCGCCGCAGAAGCCGGACAGCCCGTGGCCCAGTTTGAGCTGGGTTCCATCTACTTCAATGGCAAAGGCGCAGAGCGCAACCCCAAGGAGGCATTGCGCTGGTTCCGTCTGGCGGCCGAGCAAAACCATGCCCAAGCCCAGTACATGCTGGGCCTGGTGAAACTGCTGGGCGTGGGAGGGGTGGAGAAAAACCTGAAGGAGGGCATGGCCTGGATTCAGAAATCCGCTGCCAACGACAATGTGGATGCACAGAACATGCTGGCCAGCCTGTATCTGCAGGCCAAGGATGTGCCGCGCGATCCCGCTGCTGGAGTGGCCTGGCTGGAGCGCGCAGCGCAGCAAGGATCGTTGACAGCGCAGAAAAACCTGGGTTTTGTGTACCGCAAGGGGGAACTGATCCCGCAGGACCTAAAGAAGTCTTTCCAGTGGAACATGGCCGCAGCCCAGCAATCCGACATGCTGGCCCAGTTTGTGGTGGGAGAGATGTACTACCTGGGCGAAGGCGTGGAACAAAACCATGCCGAAGCCGCGAAGTGGCTGACACCGCTGGCCGACAAAGGGGCGCAGAACGCCAAGCTGATTCTGGGCAAGATCTACTTTGAAGGGCAGGGCGTGCCCCCGGATTACAAGCGCGCCTTGCTGTTGCTGCACGATGTGGCCATCCGCGGATCGGGCCAGGCCTTTTTTGAACTGGGCCGCCTGTTCGAGCAAGGAGAAGGCGAGTACCGCAACGAAAAAGAAGCGGTGGCCTATTACACCCAGGCGGTCAAGTACAAGCACACCGCGGCCGCGAAACGGCTGGCCGAAATTTCTGCCGAATCACCCAGCTCCGGAGAGATGGTCCAGTCCATGGAATACGTGGAGAACCTGAACTCCGCTGTGCGGGGCAACAAGCTGGCGCAGTACAACATTGGTGTCTTCCAGTATCTGGGCAAGGGCTTTGAACAGCCCAATTACGCCGAGGCGGTGAAATGGTTCACTTTGGCAGCCAACCAGGGATATGCCAAGGCCCAGTACAACCTGGGCACCATGCACGAAAACGGTGAAGGCGTGACCAAGAGTCTGGCCCAGGCCCTGAAGTGGTACCGCTTGGCCGCTGAGCAGGAAGATGCCCCGGCCCAATATGCCCTGGGAACCATGTACCGCGACGGCCTGGGGGTCAAGAAGAATGCCAAGCAGGCGCGGCGCTGGCTGCAGCGCGCCGCAGACCAGGGCTATGGCCCAGCCAAAAGCGCTTTGGCACGCCGTTGAGCACCTGGGAGCGATGCCGCACGGTCCATAGGAAGCAGGGCAGCCGAATCCAGTCGTACTGCCCACGGCATGGAAATGACCGTAGCAGTGAAGAGGGGCTCCGCGTCAGATCATTGCGAGAGATCTTGCCAACCGTGCGGCGCACGCAGGGCTTTGCATGCGCACGTGCACCAGGCCAGGCCAGGCCTGAAATGCGAAGTGGTGGGGGCTGTTGGCAACCGGGTGGAGCCGCACAGCTTGCATCTTCCATGGCTTGCGCTGAGGCTCGCATGCTGCGGGCTCTTCATCCTTGGGTTCTTTCTTTTTATATTGAATACAGCTTACATGAAATGTATCAAAGCACTCAAAACCCACCGAACCTCATTCCAAGTCCACAAACTGCTGCAGGTGGCCTAGAGCATGAGGGGTCTTCAAGCCGGCACGTTGCAGCACCTCCGCCTGGGGCAGGCCGGATTGCAGCCACTGCACGATGACGGTGTTGCGGATCACCTGAGGCCCCATGCGAGGCGGCCGTTCCTGAGAAGAGCAGGCGCTGGCAGCCTTCAAGGTCTTGCTGACCAGATGCAGCACGGTGTGGGTGGAGAGCGCGGGCGCCTTGCGCGTACAAAACAGGGCGGGTTGCTGTGCCATCGGTGAATAGCCTGCCCGGTAGCCCAGCCAGACCCGCAAGGCCTCGTCCAGCTGTGATGGAACCTCGAGCGTGCGGGATTGCATGGCGCGCAGCCCGGTGATGCGCAGACCGTGAATGCGGGCGGAA comes from the Comamonas terrigena NBRC 13299 genome and includes:
- a CDS encoding tetratricopeptide repeat protein gives rise to the protein MRVRWFHVGVLSACLAAALGAQAQPSETVSAAEAGQPVAQFELGSIYFNGKGAERNPKEALRWFRLAAEQNHAQAQYMLGLVKLLGVGGVEKNLKEGMAWIQKSAANDNVDAQNMLASLYLQAKDVPRDPAAGVAWLERAAQQGSLTAQKNLGFVYRKGELIPQDLKKSFQWNMAAAQQSDMLAQFVVGEMYYLGEGVEQNHAEAAKWLTPLADKGAQNAKLILGKIYFEGQGVPPDYKRALLLLHDVAIRGSGQAFFELGRLFEQGEGEYRNEKEAVAYYTQAVKYKHTAAAKRLAEISAESPSSGEMVQSMEYVENLNSAVRGNKLAQYNIGVFQYLGKGFEQPNYAEAVKWFTLAANQGYAKAQYNLGTMHENGEGVTKSLAQALKWYRLAAEQEDAPAQYALGTMYRDGLGVKKNAKQARRWLQRAADQGYGPAKSALARR
- the dusA gene encoding tRNA dihydrouridine(20/20a) synthase DusA, which gives rise to MSVAPMLDWTDRHCRYLHRLLSRNALLYTEMVTTGALLHGDVPRHLRFHEQEHPLALQLGGSEPADLAQAARLGAQWGYDEINLNCGCPSERVQRGAFGACLMHEPTLVRDCVKAMVDVVDVPVTVKHRIGIDKDESYGFVRDFIGTVAEGGCNVFIVHARNAWLKGLSPKENREIPPLRYDVVAQLKRDFPQLTIAINGGIATDAVVQEQLQHVDGVMVGREAYHNPWWLSRWDELYFGAAPSTLSHVEVEEAMVRYMEQEAAKHGTGWYSIARHMLGLRHGMPGARRWRQVWSDHRLKQLSAREVFAIANTKP